The Yersinia intermedia genome window below encodes:
- a CDS encoding membrane protein, whose translation MFLFLSFFVLLASSAYIGKFVFKKRHNESAIVDDETKVILGATLSLLGLLLGFILSISISGYNTRQQSQEIETIAIGNAYQRSELLSVNDQGKAKDILKQYLEARIQFFKSGVKDNDNQWRELSLDKQTQLWNIASSEAISNPNPVTVSVLSAYSDLYTSQQKTMASWRYQIPVAAWILLIFFSVSSNILIGYNIRGLHGSNMLMLVLPFLTTLALFMIAEIDIPGEGIIHVTPDDLETLKIAVFK comes from the coding sequence ATGTTTTTATTCTTGTCTTTTTTTGTTTTATTAGCATCCTCTGCATATATTGGAAAGTTTGTCTTTAAAAAAAGACATAACGAGAGCGCCATAGTGGATGATGAAACTAAAGTTATCCTTGGCGCTACCTTATCCCTTCTTGGTCTACTACTCGGATTTATATTATCAATTTCAATTAGTGGATATAATACCAGGCAACAATCACAAGAGATAGAGACGATTGCTATCGGGAATGCTTATCAACGTTCAGAATTATTGTCTGTTAATGACCAGGGAAAGGCTAAAGATATTTTAAAGCAGTATTTAGAAGCGAGAATCCAATTTTTTAAATCAGGCGTGAAAGATAATGATAATCAGTGGCGTGAATTATCTTTAGATAAACAAACGCAACTTTGGAATATTGCCTCTTCAGAGGCAATATCAAATCCTAACCCAGTGACTGTATCAGTGCTATCAGCTTACAGCGATTTATATACTTCTCAGCAAAAAACGATGGCAAGTTGGCGATACCAAATTCCGGTCGCTGCCTGGATTTTACTAATATTCTTTTCTGTGTCTTCAAATATATTAATTGGCTATAATATTAGAGGGCTACATGGTAGTAATATGCTAATGTTAGTTTTACCTTTTCTAACCACTCTTGCCCTTTTTATGATTGCTGAGATTGATATTCCAGGAGAAGGTATCATACATGTCACGCCCGATGATCTTGAAACATTAAAAATAGCAGTTTTTAAATAA
- a CDS encoding periplasmic heavy metal sensor, whose amino-acid sequence MKFNRTVIVTLISLSSLMGISGSVLAQPGMGNNMMNRGGGYAANLTAEQQAIYQKAFDNFQTATANLHQQLLSKQYEYNALLTRAPVDDQKVLAVSKEITALRDNIYQQRVTMETQLAKDGVPLMGHHRGMMGNTAKMGGQGPHCGRAYQ is encoded by the coding sequence ATGAAATTCAATAGAACAGTGATCGTCACCCTCATTTCATTGAGCTCTCTGATGGGCATCAGTGGTTCGGTACTGGCTCAACCGGGTATGGGGAATAACATGATGAACAGGGGAGGCGGCTACGCGGCGAATTTGACGGCTGAACAACAAGCGATATATCAAAAGGCGTTTGATAATTTCCAGACAGCAACAGCAAATTTACATCAGCAATTGCTTTCTAAACAATATGAATACAACGCGCTGCTCACCCGTGCCCCTGTCGATGACCAGAAGGTTCTGGCAGTCAGCAAAGAGATTACAGCGTTGCGTGATAACATCTACCAACAACGTGTCACCATGGAGACCCAGTTAGCAAAAGACGGCGTGCCGTTGATGGGGCATCATCGTGGCATGATGGGCAATACTGCAAAAATGGGTGGTCAGGGCCCGCACTGTGGCAGAGCTTATCAATAA
- the zraS gene encoding two-component system sensor histidine kinase ZraS has translation MKELKGQHGLLPLLPSWFFISSVLVFVVIIVAMAIKDLNRGREIETQTLLEKSTVLIRAFESGTRTGMGMRWRHDLRQTLLEEMAYQPGVLYIAVTTPSGKIVAHSDPTRVGTQLYSPEVMKSLNAGPSEQWRLTTLMGEPHSNQNAFEVYRIFKLTKHDEAHRGHMNRRNVASSEPITADDAENNVIFAAFDTTTLDTVQARDIRNTLIFVSILLLLALASILALYWARRYQQSSRELQEEVRRKDKLAVMGNLAAGVAHEIRNPLSSIKGFAKYFESRSLPGSEEQELAKVMAKEVDRLNRVISELLELVRPTDLRFQRVNINEIIEHSLHLVRQDAESKHIKILFAGDRHLPWVELDPDRFTQVLLNLYLNAIQAIGANGTLAISLELVEGIHLKVSIKDSGKGITADDLPHIFDPYFTTKASGTGLGLAIVQKVVEEHQGQISVTSTPQSGTIFSLTIPVMHRVTLRKVSRNDNA, from the coding sequence GTGAAGGAATTGAAAGGTCAGCATGGATTACTGCCCCTGCTTCCATCGTGGTTTTTTATCAGTTCGGTGCTGGTATTTGTGGTAATCATCGTCGCCATGGCAATAAAAGATCTGAATCGTGGGCGTGAGATTGAAACCCAAACCCTGCTGGAGAAAAGTACCGTATTGATCCGCGCGTTTGAATCAGGTACCCGAACCGGCATGGGGATGCGCTGGCGTCACGATTTGCGTCAGACCCTGTTGGAAGAAATGGCCTATCAACCGGGCGTGCTCTATATCGCAGTGACAACCCCTTCAGGGAAGATAGTGGCCCACAGTGATCCCACTCGCGTGGGCACCCAACTGTACAGTCCAGAAGTGATGAAATCGTTAAATGCAGGGCCTTCCGAACAATGGCGCCTGACGACATTGATGGGAGAACCACACAGCAATCAGAATGCGTTTGAGGTCTATCGCATTTTTAAACTCACCAAACACGACGAGGCGCACCGTGGGCATATGAATCGGCGTAATGTCGCCAGTTCCGAGCCAATTACGGCTGATGACGCTGAGAATAACGTGATTTTCGCCGCTTTCGACACCACAACATTGGATACGGTCCAGGCCAGAGATATTCGTAATACCCTGATATTCGTGTCTATTCTGCTATTGTTAGCACTGGCGAGTATTCTGGCCTTGTATTGGGCCAGGCGATATCAGCAATCAAGCCGAGAATTGCAGGAAGAAGTACGGCGTAAAGACAAACTGGCCGTAATGGGGAATCTGGCTGCCGGTGTGGCCCACGAAATCAGAAACCCACTCTCTTCTATTAAAGGTTTTGCCAAGTATTTTGAGAGCCGTTCATTGCCAGGGAGCGAGGAGCAAGAGCTGGCGAAAGTGATGGCCAAAGAAGTGGACCGATTGAACCGTGTCATTTCCGAATTGCTCGAACTGGTTCGCCCCACAGACCTTCGTTTCCAACGGGTCAATATAAATGAAATCATCGAACATTCACTGCATCTTGTCCGACAGGATGCGGAAAGCAAGCACATTAAGATCCTGTTCGCCGGTGATAGACACCTGCCGTGGGTAGAACTCGACCCTGATCGTTTTACACAAGTTTTGTTGAATCTCTATCTCAATGCAATCCAGGCCATTGGAGCAAATGGAACCCTTGCAATTTCTCTCGAATTGGTCGAAGGAATACACCTGAAAGTCAGTATTAAAGATTCAGGCAAAGGGATCACTGCTGACGACCTGCCCCATATCTTTGACCCTTACTTCACGACCAAAGCCTCAGGAACCGGTCTTGGTCTGGCTATTGTACAGAAAGTGGTCGAAGAGCATCAGGGCCAGATATCTGTCACGAGCACCCCGCAGTCGGGTACAATTTTTAGCCTGACGATCCCGGTCATGCACCGTGTCACCCTCAGAAAGGTATCCCGTAATGACAACGCATAA
- a CDS encoding sigma-54-dependent Fis family transcriptional regulator has product MTTHKAHILVVDDDLSHCTIIRALMTGWGYQVSLAHNGREAVERTKEIPFDLIVTDVRMSEMDGIEALKTIKAYNPAIPILIMTAYSNIESAVDAIKSGAYDYLTKPLDFDMLQLTLARALEHTGLKNENKQLKQQLTVSPQNMIGRSPPMRRLMDMVAMIAPSDATVLICGASGTGKELIARSVHANSARRDQPLVIVNCAALSESLLESELFGHEKGAFTGADKRREGRFMAADKGTLFLDEIGEISLLMQAKLLRAIQEREIQRVGSNQTLTVDVRLIAATNRDLKADVDSGKFRQDLYYRLNVMTIDTPALKDRSEDIPALVMHFLEKFTSRNGKSVKGFTPQAMDLLLKYNWPGNVRELENAVERAVILLTGDFISEKELPLCIHQFAEQHPYSSPTNEEIQPLEQVEKQAILAALEKTDGNKTEAAKWLKITRKTLLAKLQKG; this is encoded by the coding sequence ATGACAACGCATAAAGCACACATTCTGGTGGTTGATGATGATTTGAGCCACTGCACCATTATTCGGGCACTGATGACAGGCTGGGGATATCAGGTGAGTCTTGCCCATAATGGCCGTGAAGCCGTGGAACGAACAAAAGAAATCCCCTTCGACCTGATCGTGACCGATGTTCGCATGTCTGAAATGGACGGTATCGAAGCGCTTAAAACTATCAAAGCTTATAATCCGGCCATTCCTATTCTGATCATGACCGCTTATTCAAACATTGAATCGGCGGTTGATGCCATAAAGTCAGGGGCTTACGACTATCTCACCAAGCCGCTTGATTTCGATATGCTTCAACTGACCCTGGCGCGAGCACTTGAGCATACAGGCCTTAAAAATGAGAATAAACAGCTTAAACAGCAATTGACTGTTTCACCACAAAACATGATTGGCCGCAGTCCGCCCATGCGTCGGCTGATGGATATGGTTGCCATGATTGCCCCTTCCGATGCTACGGTGTTAATTTGCGGGGCATCGGGAACAGGTAAAGAGTTGATCGCCCGTTCAGTACACGCTAACAGTGCTCGCCGGGATCAGCCGCTGGTGATAGTGAATTGTGCTGCATTAAGCGAATCACTCCTAGAGTCAGAACTGTTTGGCCATGAAAAAGGGGCGTTTACCGGCGCGGATAAACGCCGGGAGGGGCGCTTTATGGCTGCGGATAAAGGCACTTTGTTTCTGGATGAAATTGGCGAAATTTCATTGTTAATGCAGGCAAAACTGTTGCGCGCGATCCAGGAACGAGAAATTCAGCGCGTTGGCAGCAATCAGACACTCACTGTCGATGTCCGGCTGATCGCGGCAACCAACCGTGACCTGAAAGCCGATGTAGACAGTGGCAAGTTTCGCCAAGATCTCTATTACCGCTTAAACGTAATGACCATTGACACACCCGCACTCAAGGATAGAAGTGAAGATATTCCCGCACTGGTCATGCACTTCCTTGAGAAATTTACCAGCAGAAATGGGAAGTCAGTTAAAGGTTTTACGCCACAAGCCATGGATTTGTTGTTGAAATACAACTGGCCCGGTAATGTTCGCGAATTGGAGAATGCCGTAGAGCGCGCAGTTATTCTGCTGACTGGCGATTTTATCAGTGAGAAAGAACTGCCATTGTGCATCCATCAATTCGCTGAGCAGCATCCGTACAGTAGCCCAACAAATGAAGAAATACAGCCCCTTGAGCAGGTTGAAAAACAAGCTATCCTGGCCGCACTTGAGAAGACAGATGGCAATAAAACGGAAGCGGCGAAATGGTTGAAGATCACGCGGAAAACGTTATTAGCCAAATTGCAGAAAGGGTGA
- a CDS encoding LacI family DNA-binding transcriptional regulator, protein MSKKTKVTMSHIAAQAGVSQSTVSLVLNGSYSIKLADDTREKVLRIAQEMGYVHKAVERLIVREKIALIINGLINHDPFIEAISAVQQAAWQHNKLLAIFDQENEPEHCAALEEEIRGGSYHGVIYASCMTSQLAPMFQNLSIPMVMLNGYCPELPDIPCILPADKIGAYKATSHLLQQGYKRIAILAGELWMDAANDRISGYRQALINHDICPDECYIQVTNWSLKEAYKKTLELLALPSRPEAIFCSSDYIALGCYQAILSQGLHIPDDIAVIGYDNQSISSELTPELSSVDLPYGEMGEMALHTLLKITQRQPLLSLKMKVEGELIIRQSSLRPVK, encoded by the coding sequence ATGAGTAAAAAAACTAAAGTCACTATGAGCCACATAGCTGCCCAAGCTGGTGTTTCGCAATCGACGGTTTCCTTAGTGCTAAACGGGTCTTACAGCATCAAATTAGCCGATGACACCAGAGAAAAAGTGCTCCGCATTGCTCAGGAGATGGGTTATGTGCATAAGGCGGTGGAACGCCTGATCGTTAGAGAGAAAATAGCATTAATTATCAATGGGCTAATAAATCATGATCCCTTTATTGAAGCTATTAGTGCTGTTCAACAGGCCGCCTGGCAACATAACAAATTATTGGCAATTTTTGATCAAGAAAATGAACCAGAACATTGTGCCGCCCTCGAAGAAGAGATCCGTGGGGGAAGTTATCATGGGGTGATTTATGCGTCCTGCATGACCAGTCAACTGGCTCCAATGTTCCAGAACCTGTCTATTCCGATGGTAATGCTAAATGGTTACTGCCCAGAGTTACCCGATATCCCCTGTATTTTACCGGCCGATAAAATCGGTGCTTATAAGGCCACTAGCCATTTATTGCAGCAGGGATATAAACGGATTGCTATTCTGGCTGGTGAGCTGTGGATGGATGCTGCGAATGATCGTATCAGTGGTTACAGACAGGCATTGATCAACCATGATATTTGCCCAGATGAATGCTATATCCAGGTAACAAACTGGTCATTGAAAGAAGCTTATAAGAAGACACTGGAATTACTGGCGTTACCTTCCCGACCTGAGGCGATTTTTTGTAGTAGTGATTATATTGCATTGGGATGTTATCAAGCCATTTTGTCACAAGGATTGCATATTCCTGATGATATAGCTGTGATTGGTTATGATAACCAAAGTATTTCCTCTGAACTCACGCCAGAGTTAAGTTCAGTAGATTTACCTTATGGTGAAATGGGAGAAATGGCTCTACACACTCTGCTAAAAATAACTCAGCGACAACCGTTACTGTCGTTGAAAATGAAAGTTGAGGGTGAATTGATCATCCGGCAGTCTTCCCTAAGGCCAGTGAAATGA
- a CDS encoding cellulase family glycosylhydrolase translates to MNKWSEEKSWEWHKAQGWLRGFNYLPRTAINWTEMWQQDTFDPACIAQELQWATEVGYNTLRTNLPFVVWQHDRDGLMARIEDFLNICQRAGIKVMLTLMDDCGFSGDHPFIGQQKQPIAGLHNSQAAASPGRNIVMQPYLWGQVEHYIKDIIGHFAHDERIVIWDLYNEPTNRMIFTLTGEYAFDSALEEYSHQLMEKAFIWAREINPVQPLTVGAWHIANILDLSAPIYQHPTDQRALELSDIISFHAYVPLDLMKKTISILKEYNRPMLCTEWLARHAESKMHEQLPLFKAEGIGCYQWGLVKGKTQTYIPWPEIKRIDNNYAARWFHDVFNENGIAYDPSEMELIKTLTNK, encoded by the coding sequence ATGAACAAATGGTCTGAAGAAAAATCATGGGAATGGCACAAAGCGCAGGGATGGCTACGTGGCTTTAACTACTTACCGCGTACTGCGATCAATTGGACAGAAATGTGGCAACAAGACACTTTCGATCCCGCATGCATTGCTCAAGAGCTGCAATGGGCTACCGAGGTCGGGTACAACACGTTACGAACCAATTTACCCTTTGTTGTTTGGCAGCATGATCGTGATGGATTAATGGCTCGAATTGAAGATTTCCTCAATATTTGTCAACGTGCGGGTATCAAAGTGATGTTAACCCTAATGGATGACTGTGGATTTTCGGGTGACCATCCATTTATTGGGCAACAAAAACAACCTATTGCTGGTTTACATAATAGCCAGGCAGCGGCCAGTCCCGGTCGCAATATCGTTATGCAGCCTTATTTATGGGGGCAAGTTGAACATTATATCAAAGATATTATCGGTCATTTCGCCCACGATGAACGAATCGTTATCTGGGATCTTTACAACGAACCTACCAATCGTATGATTTTCACCTTAACCGGGGAATATGCTTTTGACTCGGCGCTGGAAGAATACAGCCACCAACTAATGGAAAAAGCATTTATATGGGCAAGGGAAATCAACCCGGTACAGCCATTAACGGTAGGGGCTTGGCATATCGCCAATATTTTGGATCTCAGCGCGCCTATTTATCAGCATCCGACCGATCAACGGGCATTGGAATTATCAGATATCATCTCATTTCATGCTTACGTGCCATTAGATTTAATGAAAAAAACGATCAGTATCCTAAAAGAATATAACCGCCCAATGCTGTGTACGGAATGGTTGGCACGTCATGCCGAATCGAAAATGCATGAGCAACTACCTTTATTTAAAGCTGAAGGAATCGGTTGTTACCAATGGGGATTAGTCAAAGGGAAAACCCAAACTTATATTCCGTGGCCTGAAATTAAACGCATCGATAATAACTATGCAGCCCGTTGGTTCCATGATGTTTTTAATGAGAATGGCATTGCTTACGACCCATCTGAAATGGAACTTATTAAAACATTAACGAACAAATAA
- a CDS encoding MFS transporter translates to MDINHSSTKIPMKELASYFGYGMGQCFSFGLVGSFILFFYTDIMGISPVAASMIFLIARVWDAVHDPLIAGIMDTINMRRGKFRPYLLFTPFLIFIVTVAAFYNIEASLMTKTIYAGVTYILWGTLYALSDIPFWSMSTVMTDEPQERAKTATCAMLGVNAGIGATMVLFPYISGLFAENSADRGYLAGVIILMVLGVILMLNGFFHTKERVKVTIVEKVTLKQTFIVVWQNKPLFFILSAFFMNVFSNIINAFYIFFFTYNMKDAELVSVIGLITFICALACLGTPFLTRHFKKRDLFIALCALEIIARIGFWFTGYNNVMAVMVWLTIITAIFMMTNPLISAMIADTVEYSYYHTGKRCAAITFSGQTFVGKLSVAVAGGASGLILSILGYIPNVTQSEWTLNGLFFCISLLPALGAVIRILIMRKYKFTEDKHAIIRDELKQGRFHPSLNK, encoded by the coding sequence ATGGACATAAATCATTCAAGTACAAAAATCCCGATGAAAGAACTCGCTTCTTATTTCGGGTATGGCATGGGCCAGTGTTTTAGTTTCGGGCTAGTGGGTAGTTTTATTCTCTTTTTCTATACTGACATTATGGGAATCTCACCGGTAGCAGCAAGTATGATTTTCTTGATCGCCAGAGTGTGGGATGCGGTACATGACCCATTAATTGCTGGCATAATGGATACGATTAACATGCGGCGTGGAAAATTTCGCCCATACTTACTGTTTACACCCTTTTTGATTTTCATCGTCACCGTAGCAGCGTTTTATAATATTGAAGCCAGTCTGATGACCAAAACAATATATGCAGGTGTCACCTATATATTGTGGGGGACATTATATGCCCTTTCTGATATTCCGTTCTGGTCAATGAGTACAGTAATGACGGATGAACCACAAGAACGTGCCAAGACAGCGACCTGTGCGATGTTAGGTGTGAATGCAGGTATTGGTGCCACAATGGTTTTATTTCCTTATATTAGTGGATTATTTGCTGAAAACAGCGCAGATCGTGGCTATCTGGCAGGCGTTATCATTCTTATGGTTTTAGGGGTGATACTGATGCTGAATGGATTTTTTCATACCAAAGAACGTGTCAAAGTCACTATTGTTGAAAAAGTAACTTTAAAGCAGACATTTATTGTCGTTTGGCAAAATAAACCACTATTTTTTATACTTAGTGCCTTTTTTATGAACGTTTTTTCGAACATTATTAATGCATTTTATATTTTCTTTTTTACTTACAATATGAAAGATGCTGAACTTGTTTCTGTTATAGGTTTAATTACTTTCATCTGTGCTTTAGCTTGCCTGGGAACGCCATTTTTAACTCGTCATTTTAAAAAGAGAGACTTATTCATTGCACTCTGTGCATTGGAAATAATAGCGCGTATTGGTTTCTGGTTCACTGGGTATAATAACGTGATGGCAGTCATGGTGTGGTTAACCATAATCACTGCAATTTTCATGATGACCAACCCACTTATTTCCGCAATGATTGCTGATACTGTAGAGTATTCCTACTATCACACCGGTAAACGTTGTGCGGCCATCACCTTCTCTGGACAGACTTTTGTCGGTAAATTATCAGTTGCCGTTGCGGGTGGCGCCTCAGGTTTGATCCTGTCAATATTAGGCTACATACCTAATGTGACTCAGTCAGAATGGACATTAAACGGTTTATTCTTCTGTATTTCTCTGCTGCCCGCATTGGGTGCAGTAATCCGTATTCTTATTATGAGAAAATATAAATTCACCGAAGATAAGCACGCAATAATTAGAGATGAATTAAAGCAAGGAAGATTTCACCCTTCGCTGAATAAATAA
- a CDS encoding PTS sugar transporter subunit IIA, giving the protein MIDNITADNLHLGCHAKNKAEVLAMIGKEFKLKGYINQDCISFLAEREQQVSTFLGNGITLPHLPKSATNIIVKTGVEIFQFPDGVIWDRSNVMFIAIGVIAKEKEHIDVLKDIASIFSDEIIANALSLISNKQDFLRILNRK; this is encoded by the coding sequence ATGATTGATAATATTACTGCTGATAATCTACATCTAGGATGTCATGCAAAAAATAAGGCTGAAGTTTTAGCCATGATAGGAAAAGAGTTTAAATTGAAAGGTTATATTAACCAAGACTGTATCTCATTTCTTGCTGAAAGAGAGCAGCAAGTCTCCACGTTCTTGGGAAATGGTATTACCTTGCCTCATTTGCCTAAGTCGGCCACAAATATTATTGTCAAAACGGGTGTTGAGATTTTTCAATTCCCAGATGGAGTTATCTGGGATAGAAGCAATGTAATGTTTATTGCCATTGGAGTTATTGCTAAAGAAAAAGAACATATTGATGTGCTAAAGGACATAGCGTCGATCTTTAGTGATGAAATCATTGCCAATGCACTTTCATTAATCTCAAATAAGCAAGATTTTCTTCGTATCCTTAATCGTAAATAG
- a CDS encoding sugar porter family MFS transporter has product MSLMMNLNAQQRKRLHQITLVATFGGLLFGYDTGVINGAFSSLKENMALTPTTVGLVMSVLLVGAAIGSVFGGKLADFFGRRKYLLYLSFVFFFGALLCALSPNITTLLIARFLLGYAVGGASVTAPTFISEVAPTEMRGKLTGLNEVAIVIGQLAAFAVNAIIGIVWGHLPEVWRYMLLVQTIPAICLLVGMWRSPESPRWLISKNRREEALAILKQIRPEPRAIKEFNDIVTLIDIENEKRLYAKNDLAIIFQTPWILKLILVGIAWAALQQTTGVNVIMYYGTEILKTAGFSERMSLICNVLNGVFSVGGMVIGVMFLVDRFKRKTLIVYGFALMATLHLIIAGADYYLVGEIKATVIWLLGALFVGVMQGTMGFLTWVVLAELFPLKIRGLSMGISVFFMWIMNAIVSYLFPVLQAKLGLGPVFLIFALINYLAIIFVVTALPETSNKSLEQLEEELSVGN; this is encoded by the coding sequence TAATGATGAATCTCAATGCACAACAGAGAAAACGATTACATCAAATAACATTAGTCGCTACGTTTGGTGGCTTGCTCTTTGGTTATGATACGGGTGTTATTAATGGTGCCTTTTCTTCATTGAAAGAAAATATGGCCCTGACGCCGACAACCGTAGGTCTGGTAATGAGTGTGTTGTTGGTCGGTGCCGCTATTGGTAGTGTTTTTGGCGGAAAACTGGCTGATTTCTTTGGCCGCAGAAAATACCTACTCTATCTCTCCTTTGTTTTCTTCTTTGGTGCGTTATTGTGTGCATTATCGCCTAATATCACCACTCTTTTGATTGCCAGATTTTTACTTGGTTATGCAGTGGGTGGGGCATCGGTTACTGCACCTACATTTATATCCGAGGTTGCACCGACAGAAATGCGGGGCAAACTTACGGGGTTGAATGAAGTCGCCATTGTTATCGGTCAATTGGCGGCATTTGCAGTAAATGCGATCATTGGCATTGTTTGGGGCCATCTGCCTGAGGTCTGGCGCTATATGTTACTGGTTCAAACCATTCCCGCTATTTGCTTGTTAGTCGGAATGTGGCGTTCGCCAGAAAGCCCTCGTTGGTTGATCAGTAAAAATCGGCGGGAAGAGGCATTAGCGATTTTAAAACAGATTCGTCCTGAGCCACGGGCGATTAAAGAGTTCAACGATATCGTAACGTTAATTGATATCGAAAATGAAAAGCGGTTGTACGCGAAAAACGATCTGGCCATTATTTTCCAAACGCCGTGGATCTTAAAATTAATCTTGGTGGGTATTGCCTGGGCAGCATTACAGCAAACCACTGGGGTCAATGTCATTATGTATTACGGTACCGAAATACTAAAAACTGCCGGATTCTCAGAAAGAATGTCGCTAATCTGTAACGTGTTAAATGGCGTCTTTTCTGTAGGGGGAATGGTTATTGGGGTTATGTTCCTGGTTGATCGTTTTAAACGAAAAACGCTGATTGTGTATGGTTTTGCCCTGATGGCAACGCTACACCTGATTATCGCTGGGGCGGATTATTATCTAGTCGGTGAAATAAAGGCCACCGTTATTTGGCTGCTGGGTGCACTGTTTGTTGGGGTTATGCAGGGTACGATGGGCTTTTTGACTTGGGTAGTATTAGCCGAACTGTTCCCATTAAAGATTCGCGGTTTATCTATGGGGATCTCAGTGTTTTTCATGTGGATCATGAATGCTATTGTGAGTTACTTGTTCCCCGTGCTTCAGGCGAAACTTGGCTTGGGCCCGGTCTTCTTGATTTTTGCTCTCATCAACTATTTGGCGATTATCTTTGTGGTTACCGCTTTACCAGAAACATCCAATAAATCATTAGAACAACTTGAAGAAGAACTGTCTGTCGGTAATTAG